A region from the Candidatus Neomarinimicrobiota bacterium genome encodes:
- a CDS encoding aminotransferase class I/II-fold pyridoxal phosphate-dependent enzyme yields the protein MKKTLKESGTLAVFHQMKKLRSMGKDIINLCVGEPDIPPSQDIERAACQSIQSRQIRYTPSEGIPELREAVSAVMQHEGWETDGNRNIIITAGAKPALFTALLTLAKKTDEVLIPVPYYPSYFPMIRYAGAKPVYVPGNPEKGYKTGPEELQPYLTTNSRFFILNSPVNPTGSVYSPEELRGLLSFLKKNCILCILDDVYRHFIYDNTVKEEISRILKPFRQSIILVRSFSKEFAMTGWRIGYTVAEDEYILPMKIVQGHMIGNAQTASQFAALKALQDPEKYALPLDVFVSRRNEVLQALSHVENLSFIHPAGAFYVFADIRSIYPGISDEVLSSHLMEKFGVAVTPGSAFGLKGFIRISYADGSRLHDGLQRLVTGLSSR from the coding sequence ATGAAAAAAACATTAAAAGAATCGGGGACACTGGCTGTTTTTCATCAGATGAAAAAGCTGCGTTCCATGGGGAAGGATATTATCAATTTATGTGTGGGTGAACCGGATATCCCACCATCTCAAGATATTGAAAGAGCTGCCTGTCAGTCAATTCAATCCCGGCAAATCAGGTACACTCCTTCTGAAGGGATTCCGGAACTGAGGGAAGCCGTATCTGCTGTGATGCAACATGAAGGATGGGAAACTGACGGTAATAGAAATATTATCATTACTGCCGGAGCAAAACCGGCTCTTTTTACAGCACTACTGACTCTTGCAAAAAAAACCGACGAAGTCCTTATCCCCGTCCCCTATTATCCATCCTATTTCCCTATGATTCGCTATGCCGGGGCAAAGCCGGTCTATGTCCCAGGAAACCCGGAGAAAGGATATAAAACAGGACCGGAGGAGCTTCAACCTTATCTCACAACCAACAGCCGCTTTTTTATTTTAAACTCCCCGGTGAATCCTACCGGGAGTGTCTATTCACCGGAAGAACTCCGGGGATTACTGAGCTTTTTAAAGAAAAACTGTATATTGTGCATCCTGGATGATGTGTACCGTCATTTTATCTATGACAATACCGTAAAAGAGGAAATCTCCCGGATTCTGAAGCCGTTTCGCCAATCCATAATCCTCGTTCGCAGTTTCAGCAAGGAATTTGCCATGACCGGTTGGCGTATCGGATATACTGTGGCAGAGGATGAATATATATTACCCATGAAGATCGTGCAGGGACACATGATCGGCAATGCCCAGACCGCTTCCCAGTTTGCGGCTTTGAAAGCCCTTCAAGACCCTGAAAAATACGCTTTGCCTCTTGATGTCTTTGTTTCCAGGCGGAATGAAGTATTGCAGGCTTTAAGTCATGTGGAAAATCTCTCCTTTATTCATCCTGCCGGAGCATTTTATGTTTTTGCTGATATCCGAAGTATCTATCCCGGGATAAGCGATGAAGTGTTAAGTTCTCACCTGATGGAAAAATTCGGCGTTGCTGTTACACCGGGCAGTGCTTTCGGACTGAAAGGTTTTATCAGGATCTCATATGCAGATGGCAGCCGCCTTCACGATGGGCTGCAAAGACTTGTCACTGGTCTTTCTTCACGATAA
- a CDS encoding PorV/PorQ family protein, with product MNKNKALFTLTLVFALLFVWTVAEAGSSKRRGTAGAMELLIPMGSRNLAMGGSDIAGVSGVEAGYWNPAGLSQINNRVEALFSYQRWIGDINTVYIGVVAQLGQIGALGFNLSSLDFGEINVTTTDAPDGAGETYTPQFLTLGVTYSKEMTDRINFGASIKLISENIMRQSASGLAFDAGVQYSMMDEKLRLGIAVRNVGTNMRFDGPDLEIKVQPPGTEPGAALRPFRVPLQEFEMPAQVELGLAHDVVANESIVWTVSGSFLHNNFSFDEYKLGTEFVLNEMFAVRGGYVMAQDPDEDTFYNLSEDFIFGPSFGFGLSYPLNATTYLKLDYAYRMTKFFDSHQLFTLSLGF from the coding sequence ATGAATAAAAATAAAGCCTTATTCACTCTCACGCTGGTCTTTGCACTTCTGTTTGTGTGGACAGTTGCTGAGGCTGGAAGTTCTAAACGCCGGGGAACTGCCGGCGCTATGGAACTCTTGATTCCCATGGGTTCCAGAAATCTGGCCATGGGTGGATCAGATATTGCCGGTGTGAGTGGTGTAGAAGCCGGATATTGGAATCCGGCAGGACTCTCGCAAATCAATAACCGGGTTGAAGCCCTTTTCTCCTACCAACGATGGATAGGAGATATCAATACCGTTTATATCGGTGTTGTGGCTCAGCTTGGACAAATCGGAGCTCTCGGATTCAACCTGAGCAGTCTGGATTTTGGTGAAATCAATGTCACCACAACCGATGCTCCCGATGGAGCAGGAGAAACCTATACACCCCAGTTTTTAACTCTGGGGGTTACTTATTCCAAGGAAATGACAGACCGTATCAATTTTGGTGCATCAATTAAACTCATTTCTGAAAATATTATGCGCCAGAGCGCATCCGGTCTTGCCTTTGATGCCGGAGTGCAATACTCCATGATGGATGAAAAACTGAGACTGGGTATTGCTGTCCGTAATGTCGGGACCAACATGCGCTTTGATGGTCCGGATTTGGAAATTAAGGTCCAGCCACCGGGAACGGAACCGGGGGCTGCGTTAAGACCATTCCGGGTACCTCTGCAGGAATTTGAAATGCCTGCCCAGGTTGAACTGGGGCTGGCCCATGATGTTGTGGCCAATGAATCCATCGTCTGGACGGTTTCAGGTTCTTTCCTCCACAACAATTTCTCGTTTGACGAATATAAACTGGGAACAGAGTTCGTTCTGAATGAGATGTTTGCTGTGAGAGGTGGATACGTTATGGCACAGGATCCGGATGAAGATACATTCTATAACCTGTCTGAAGATTTTATCTTCGGACCCAGTTTTGGATTCGGGTTGAGTTACCCCTTGAATGCAACCACATATCTGAAACTGGACTATGCCTACAGGATGACAAAGTTCTTTGATTCCCATCAGCTCTTTACCCTGAGCCTGGGATTCTAA
- the mutY gene encoding A/G-specific adenine glycosylase — translation MTYSMTPEKVHSLVDWFHRAKRVMPWRGETDPYKIWISEIMLQQTQVSTVIPYYQRWMNKFPHVSDVAQASLQDILKMWEGLGYYTRARNLYKGAIYIENVLGGEFPKNRNNLLKIPGIGPYTSAAIASIAYNQPYGVVDGNVSRVMARLYRIGNVTSSARFKATVTDLVNQSLAWESPRRVNQAWMELGALVCTPNPSCSNCPLQSFCEARLHNCLADFPVKPDRKKIPVREGAIFIIQNSQKEILLVRRRETGLLPGLWELPNTLYDEQPLADFTMANDLLLDRSYLVKAEHTYSHFKVIFELYDATLHSDWWNDYWDEFRWVNPKDLKTYPRPKVHIKAMKIAGFLS, via the coding sequence ATGACATACAGTATGACACCGGAAAAGGTGCATTCTTTAGTTGACTGGTTCCATCGTGCAAAGCGGGTTATGCCCTGGCGGGGTGAAACGGATCCTTACAAAATATGGATCAGCGAAATCATGCTTCAACAAACCCAAGTTTCAACGGTTATCCCTTATTATCAGCGCTGGATGAATAAATTTCCACATGTATCCGATGTCGCACAGGCATCGTTGCAGGATATTCTAAAAATGTGGGAAGGACTGGGATACTACACCCGTGCCAGGAATCTCTACAAAGGTGCCATCTACATTGAAAACGTTTTAGGCGGGGAGTTTCCTAAAAACCGGAATAATCTGCTTAAAATCCCCGGCATAGGTCCTTACACTTCAGCCGCCATTGCCAGCATTGCCTATAATCAACCATACGGTGTGGTGGATGGTAATGTCAGCCGGGTGATGGCCAGACTCTACCGGATCGGAAACGTAACATCCTCAGCCCGGTTTAAAGCAACAGTGACAGATCTCGTCAATCAATCCCTGGCATGGGAGTCACCCCGCCGGGTTAACCAGGCCTGGATGGAATTGGGAGCCCTGGTCTGTACTCCAAACCCCTCCTGTTCAAACTGTCCTCTGCAATCCTTTTGTGAAGCCCGACTACATAATTGTTTGGCAGACTTTCCCGTCAAGCCGGACCGTAAAAAGATTCCTGTACGTGAAGGAGCGATATTTATTATTCAAAATTCTCAAAAAGAAATTTTACTGGTCCGACGGCGTGAGACGGGGCTTCTTCCGGGATTGTGGGAATTACCCAACACCCTGTATGATGAGCAGCCTCTGGCAGACTTCACCATGGCTAATGATCTTTTACTGGATCGCTCTTATCTGGTCAAAGCGGAGCACACCTATTCCCATTTTAAAGTCATCTTTGAATTGTATGATGCGACCTTGCACAGTGATTGGTGGAATGATTACTGGGATGAATTCAGATGGGTCAATCCAAAAGATTTAAAAACATATCCACGCCCGAAAGTTCACATAAAAGCCATGAAAATCGCAGGCTTCTTATCGTGA
- a CDS encoding polymer-forming cytoskeletal protein, which yields MKKMMKWLILICVFLGSTSLFALEIRTGSKIIHTYDVDGDYAIFAGDVEINSDIDGNLYLLGGNVRFNGSTDNDLYIAGGECMVNGIVEDNVYIAGGNIRLTGRYFNDVNIAGGKIVLDSTSYIRGDVAIAGDDITLQGHIQGDVEIHGNTLYLNGNVDGNLETYVEDYQASEMALVTGVVSHQEPREKCYYWKPWGPCDIHVPHIRIHPLFVGLNFFLFSLICAALWYYLFPASFKGSGFLIKHEPVKMGLWGLLCLVLIPLLGILSMIFIVSIPFSILFLLFFGVTVFLGQFPLAVWLGELITKNIPGFQKGMLPAATGLLVLHLLIKIPLLSFLFFVIWVFVGFGSIWYWILKRQKALKIIASETST from the coding sequence ATGAAAAAAATGATGAAATGGTTGATTCTTATTTGTGTTTTCCTTGGCTCAACATCCCTGTTTGCCCTGGAAATACGTACCGGATCGAAAATCATACATACCTATGATGTGGATGGCGATTATGCCATTTTCGCCGGAGATGTGGAAATCAACAGCGATATTGACGGAAATCTTTATCTCCTTGGGGGAAATGTCCGCTTTAACGGGAGTACGGATAATGACCTTTACATTGCCGGTGGTGAGTGTATGGTGAATGGTATCGTTGAAGATAATGTTTATATTGCCGGTGGAAATATCCGTTTGACGGGCCGTTATTTTAATGATGTGAATATTGCAGGTGGTAAAATCGTCCTCGATTCTACATCTTATATCCGGGGTGATGTGGCTATTGCAGGTGATGATATCACACTTCAAGGACATATACAGGGAGATGTGGAAATACATGGCAATACACTCTACCTGAATGGGAATGTGGACGGCAACCTGGAGACCTATGTAGAAGATTACCAGGCGTCTGAAATGGCCCTGGTGACAGGTGTTGTCAGCCATCAGGAACCCAGGGAAAAATGTTATTACTGGAAACCCTGGGGGCCATGCGACATTCATGTGCCCCATATCCGGATACATCCCCTCTTTGTAGGCTTGAATTTTTTCCTGTTCAGCCTGATTTGTGCCGCGCTTTGGTATTATCTGTTCCCGGCATCTTTTAAAGGAAGCGGTTTTCTGATTAAGCATGAACCGGTGAAAATGGGTCTGTGGGGACTCCTGTGCCTGGTTCTCATTCCGCTATTGGGCATTTTATCCATGATTTTTATTGTTTCAATTCCTTTCTCCATTTTGTTTCTGCTCTTTTTCGGTGTTACGGTTTTCTTGGGACAGTTTCCGCTGGCTGTGTGGCTTGGGGAACTTATTACTAAAAATATTCCCGGCTTTCAAAAGGGTATGCTCCCGGCAGCAACCGGCCTTCTGGTGCTCCACCTGCTTATAAAAATACCACTGCTTTCGTTTCTCTTTTTTGTAATCTGGGTTTTTGTGGGCTTCGGCAGTATCTGGTACTGGATTCTTAAAAGGCAAAAAGCACTTAAGATCATTGCATCCGAAACATCTACTTGA
- a CDS encoding T9SS type A sorting domain-containing protein, whose amino-acid sequence MFAFFLLMVDTLPAYAQNPPEILLPGNNDIISYLPYKLVWAYPDSFRIYQQYIRISQDPFGDIIHLQRILTGRERDYILRSGLADNKAYYLFVGSLTEPDTSILWSIPVSFTLDHLNSPPGEFFIHDIPDTLTPGTPLRWTSSADPDPLDTLLRYIIFTEDTEDSSLQQEILHIPENASLQEHSADITPTLINHKTYRVRIFAEDLEGILQEGIPSQTFVYNTGKNKAPVSPKGLKPFDITELSPGDRLRWDNVYDADGDRVFYSVQMDTTPIFTQPFEFTTLTPFYLINDSLKNYFSDDNRIFWRVRAQDLWGGFSSWSTFGSFYINFENTAPYWTSPFLPEETHHIVTHESFILQWPDAEDDDYSDKDSMTYHIWYRSKEDPERYHFKEKSARHTVPVETLKENGTYHYFIKAEDAAGHFSKQSIRGIITLNRIEEPPYIPPRIVYPPDNQILLPSGRLAWHISEDHDPLDTLKYILTISEDSLFRKNILREILTKSRLPVHAHLLAGFNRWDPMQTLFYTPNPDTMLVQLNYLSFWHRLRDNQRYYFRVQAVDTKQLRSDISETGTFILNKKNNPPEPVAEIYFPCHRCNIHTTNPLFHWKASDDPDPDGDTGTTRYQLNIRDVDKNTIEYILTEPGESQIKPAYPFRENGRYELKIRSFDAKSAFSEWTDPVYFWINEKPELPVLNPDAFSIQADSIITKSNPVFHFGSVCSPDPPEEQIKLFMDIRFIFPASEDTILFPLLPFQSQFNNSDLSFPENTRGIYQVRLRTEDSLMGHWTKAIPFGVDMYADIPLPFYLLHPKAGQDTVKVNPKFKWTACIDPDLNDEITYTLYISPDSTFYEDTYIIRDIKETQYKFDDYDLEDNTKYFWKVSAEDKNGHIVWGSNSNFESRYFIVGLLEAADRDGRGGQGHEFHPVQPNPFKDIVHLKFTLGQSEEVTISIYNIIGQRIEIIHHGVFAAGTHSIKWDITQAGVPLPAGVYIFTLRIGNRVLQQKGLYIK is encoded by the coding sequence GTGTTCGCCTTTTTTCTTTTAATGGTTGATACATTACCTGCTTATGCACAAAACCCGCCGGAGATCCTACTCCCCGGCAACAATGATATCATCTCATATCTCCCATATAAACTTGTGTGGGCCTATCCTGACAGCTTTCGGATTTATCAACAGTATATCAGGATCAGCCAGGACCCTTTCGGGGATATTATCCATTTACAGCGGATTCTCACAGGCAGAGAGCGGGATTATATATTACGAAGTGGATTGGCAGACAATAAGGCATATTATCTATTTGTGGGCAGCCTGACTGAGCCGGATACATCAATCCTATGGTCCATTCCGGTATCATTTACACTGGATCATCTGAACAGTCCACCCGGAGAATTTTTTATTCATGATATTCCGGATACTTTAACTCCGGGGACTCCGTTACGGTGGACAAGCTCTGCGGATCCCGATCCCTTGGATACACTTTTACGGTACATCATTTTTACTGAAGATACCGAAGACTCATCTCTTCAGCAGGAAATCCTCCATATTCCGGAAAATGCCAGCCTTCAGGAACATTCTGCAGATATCACACCCACACTGATTAACCATAAAACATATCGTGTCCGGATATTCGCCGAGGATTTAGAAGGTATCCTGCAAGAAGGCATCCCATCCCAAACATTTGTGTACAATACGGGCAAAAACAAGGCACCCGTCTCGCCAAAAGGGTTAAAACCTTTTGACATCACTGAATTGTCGCCCGGGGACAGGCTCCGATGGGATAACGTGTATGATGCTGATGGGGACCGGGTGTTCTATTCAGTCCAGATGGACACCACCCCGATTTTTACACAGCCCTTTGAATTCACAACATTAACTCCTTTCTATCTTATCAATGATTCTTTGAAAAACTATTTTTCAGATGACAACCGGATTTTCTGGCGGGTACGGGCACAGGATTTATGGGGAGGTTTTAGTTCATGGTCCACGTTCGGATCCTTTTATATCAATTTTGAAAACACGGCACCATATTGGACATCTCCTTTCCTCCCGGAGGAAACACATCACATCGTGACTCACGAATCTTTTATACTCCAATGGCCGGATGCAGAAGATGATGATTATTCGGATAAGGATTCTATGACTTATCATATCTGGTACCGATCGAAGGAGGATCCTGAGCGGTATCACTTTAAAGAAAAATCTGCCCGTCATACGGTGCCTGTTGAAACATTAAAAGAAAACGGTACATACCATTATTTTATCAAAGCAGAAGATGCTGCGGGACATTTTTCAAAACAAAGCATACGGGGTATAATCACGCTCAATCGTATTGAAGAGCCCCCTTATATTCCCCCTCGTATTGTCTATCCTCCGGATAATCAAATCCTTTTGCCTTCGGGAAGACTTGCCTGGCATATCAGTGAGGATCATGATCCGCTGGATACGTTGAAATACATTCTGACGATTTCTGAAGACTCTTTATTCCGGAAAAATATCCTCAGGGAAATCCTCACTAAATCCCGCCTTCCGGTCCATGCACATTTATTAGCAGGATTTAATCGATGGGATCCCATGCAAACACTTTTTTACACACCTAATCCCGACACAATGCTCGTCCAGCTGAATTACTTGTCCTTCTGGCATCGTTTACGGGATAACCAAAGATATTACTTCAGGGTTCAGGCCGTTGATACAAAGCAGCTGCGGTCCGATATATCCGAAACAGGAACATTTATATTAAACAAAAAAAACAATCCGCCCGAGCCGGTGGCAGAGATCTATTTTCCCTGTCACAGGTGTAACATACATACAACGAATCCGTTGTTTCACTGGAAAGCCTCGGACGATCCTGATCCGGATGGGGATACTGGCACCACCCGGTATCAATTAAATATCCGTGATGTTGATAAAAACACCATTGAGTATATCCTGACAGAACCTGGTGAATCACAAATCAAACCTGCATACCCATTCCGTGAAAACGGTAGATATGAATTAAAAATCCGGAGTTTTGACGCAAAATCAGCGTTCAGCGAATGGACTGATCCGGTTTACTTCTGGATAAATGAAAAACCGGAATTACCCGTATTGAATCCCGATGCTTTTTCAATTCAGGCAGACAGCATCATCACGAAGTCAAATCCGGTTTTTCATTTTGGCTCTGTTTGCTCACCCGATCCTCCGGAAGAACAGATAAAACTCTTCATGGATATCCGTTTTATCTTTCCTGCTTCAGAGGATACAATCCTATTCCCTTTGCTCCCGTTTCAATCACAGTTCAATAATTCCGATCTTTCTTTTCCGGAAAACACACGGGGGATTTATCAGGTTCGGTTGAGAACAGAGGACAGTCTGATGGGACATTGGACTAAGGCAATTCCCTTTGGGGTGGACATGTATGCTGATATTCCACTGCCCTTTTATTTGCTCCATCCCAAAGCAGGTCAGGACACCGTGAAGGTCAATCCGAAATTTAAATGGACAGCCTGTATTGATCCGGACCTGAATGATGAGATAACATATACCCTCTATATATCTCCGGACAGTACTTTTTACGAGGATACATATATTATCAGGGACATCAAAGAAACGCAATATAAGTTCGATGATTATGATTTGGAAGATAACACAAAATATTTTTGGAAAGTGTCAGCAGAAGATAAAAACGGACATATTGTATGGGGAAGTAACTCAAATTTTGAAAGCCGGTATTTTATTGTGGGTCTTTTGGAAGCAGCTGATAGAGACGGCAGGGGCGGACAGGGGCATGAATTTCATCCGGTTCAACCGAATCCGTTCAAGGATATTGTTCATTTAAAATTCACGCTGGGACAGTCAGAAGAAGTGACCATCAGCATATACAACATCATAGGGCAGCGGATAGAAATCATTCATCACGGCGTATTTGCAGCCGGAACTCACAGTATTAAGTGGGATATAACACAAGCCGGTGTTCCTTTACCGGCCGGTGTTTATATCTTTACCTTAAGAATTGGCAACAGAGTATTGCAGCAAAAAGGGTTGTACATCAAGTAG
- a CDS encoding T9SS type A sorting domain-containing protein: protein MNRLVRGLVVTFLLVAFVGSAFAALESEKWNREIQPAKAQVTEGTPLVAKGTIDYMRYPIPATGLVNFGGWPEDTFYEYFVPAADGEMQEIFFRLSDVTGVANGNESFNVSIWGTSYLTWDMGDYAQRDNVAVGYYEDTEGDYEWQGTNWVDLLPDFTPGDPLTEKIWPSYVSAMSVPIGSELESDDTVSLALSGEGLYPTMEAGVPFAVIAEFVGTDARDPEGRLGFMSGDIQPYEYYPAMKFYDEFSNSAISKFGWYVRKYIWDWVVKVNLTGDRPPIIEHTPLITTVSTEGREVVATITDDNPSGGNAGVQTAEVVYTIDGGAEQSVTMTKGTGDEYAATIPGQSPGSTIAYKVVATDVEGNVGETPVYEYMIFLPVNSVLILNNSGYSMGWFGAYVWPGVGLPYDVWSYGEAEIDLLNSYDYIVDLGGHGTTTYDALKTWADAGNKNYLGFGDELLGYPYGWPSTPMTLEDGTFFKDIVGIATYIADINATDQAAPSILEPIQGDVVTGPLYDELNAETPVPVLYYWPDYITGGTNWFDGFEEASGATVSMIGYAEDNETAYTVGVLNETTAGTRSAFYGVDPIALDAISDSVDWWYPDYLAGAVFSNYFVQDVTVRFQVDMGIEIVKESFDPASDVVDVRGSFNGWAHTEDDVLAKDPSDDDLYLLDKTFTGVGMGQTEEYKFVHNGGGTDNWESSPNRVLTFDGSTSIELPRVFFSDVSWDDITSQDVTLIFKVDAYPLKAALNDGHPVVDVQSDADTIYSYDEVTFIGVNGFFNGWPWANIPDENKLYDDGQGEDATAGDDIFSGSVVYPAYSAKNFIYKYGANGFDNEAGFDQNHSAVVDDANATFELEMDCYGMQNADARLPWGQGVDSLDTYDCSWWVKVDEDVAGVPEVFELRQNYPNPFNPSTTIEFSIPERADVTMTIYNVLGQAVRTFNAGTQNVGTYRIVWDGTNDFGMTVSTGVYFYTVRAGEHAATKKMVYMK from the coding sequence ATGAATCGTTTGGTACGAGGTTTGGTCGTTACCTTCCTTTTGGTTGCATTTGTTGGTTCTGCTTTCGCTGCTTTGGAAAGCGAAAAATGGAACCGGGAAATACAGCCGGCAAAGGCACAGGTGACAGAAGGTACCCCTTTGGTTGCGAAAGGCACCATTGATTATATGCGGTACCCCATTCCCGCCACCGGACTCGTCAACTTTGGTGGTTGGCCGGAAGATACTTTCTATGAGTATTTTGTTCCGGCAGCTGACGGAGAAATGCAGGAAATTTTCTTCCGTCTTTCCGATGTGACGGGTGTGGCAAACGGGAATGAATCCTTTAATGTTTCCATCTGGGGAACATCCTATCTCACATGGGATATGGGTGACTATGCCCAGAGGGACAATGTTGCAGTTGGTTACTATGAAGATACGGAAGGTGATTATGAATGGCAGGGAACCAATTGGGTGGATCTGCTTCCGGATTTTACCCCCGGTGATCCCCTGACAGAGAAAATCTGGCCTTCTTATGTATCTGCCATGTCAGTGCCGATTGGATCCGAACTGGAATCCGATGATACGGTAAGTCTGGCTCTGAGTGGTGAAGGTCTCTATCCTACAATGGAGGCCGGTGTGCCTTTTGCTGTGATTGCAGAATTTGTCGGTACGGATGCCCGTGACCCTGAAGGTCGTCTGGGTTTTATGTCCGGCGATATTCAACCCTATGAATATTATCCGGCCATGAAATTCTATGATGAATTTTCCAACTCAGCGATCAGCAAGTTCGGTTGGTATGTTCGTAAGTATATCTGGGACTGGGTTGTAAAAGTTAACCTGACAGGTGACCGTCCGCCGATTATTGAGCATACGCCCCTGATCACGACAGTCAGTACTGAAGGACGTGAAGTGGTGGCAACCATTACGGACGATAACCCCTCCGGTGGAAATGCCGGTGTACAAACTGCTGAAGTTGTCTATACTATAGATGGTGGCGCTGAACAGAGTGTTACCATGACAAAGGGAACAGGCGACGAATATGCTGCGACGATTCCTGGACAATCTCCGGGATCAACCATTGCTTACAAAGTAGTAGCTACAGACGTGGAAGGTAATGTGGGCGAAACACCTGTCTACGAATATATGATCTTCCTTCCCGTAAACTCTGTGCTTATTCTGAACAATTCCGGTTATAGTATGGGATGGTTTGGTGCCTATGTATGGCCGGGTGTTGGGCTGCCTTATGATGTATGGTCTTATGGTGAAGCTGAAATTGATCTGCTGAACAGCTATGACTATATTGTTGACCTGGGTGGTCATGGCACTACAACCTATGATGCCCTGAAAACATGGGCCGATGCCGGAAATAAGAACTATCTTGGTTTCGGTGATGAGCTGCTTGGCTATCCCTATGGTTGGCCTTCAACTCCCATGACCCTTGAAGATGGTACGTTCTTTAAGGATATTGTGGGTATTGCCACCTATATTGCTGACATCAATGCCACGGATCAAGCTGCTCCTTCTATCCTTGAACCCATTCAGGGGGATGTGGTTACAGGTCCTCTCTATGACGAACTGAATGCTGAAACTCCTGTACCGGTACTCTACTACTGGCCGGATTATATTACCGGTGGTACGAACTGGTTTGACGGTTTCGAAGAAGCTTCCGGTGCGACTGTCAGTATGATAGGATATGCTGAAGATAATGAAACAGCTTACACCGTAGGTGTGCTGAATGAAACGACTGCCGGAACCAGATCCGCATTCTATGGTGTGGATCCCATTGCTTTGGATGCTATCTCAGACTCTGTTGACTGGTGGTATCCGGATTATCTGGCAGGGGCTGTCTTCAGCAATTATTTTGTTCAGGATGTCACTGTCCGCTTCCAGGTGGATATGGGCATCGAAATCGTAAAAGAATCCTTTGATCCAGCTTCGGATGTTGTTGATGTCCGCGGATCCTTCAACGGATGGGCTCACACGGAAGATGATGTTCTGGCAAAGGATCCTTCCGATGATGATCTTTATCTTCTGGACAAAACCTTTACCGGTGTTGGTATGGGACAAACAGAAGAGTACAAATTCGTTCATAACGGCGGTGGAACCGACAACTGGGAATCTTCTCCCAATCGTGTTCTGACTTTTGATGGTTCTACATCCATTGAACTGCCACGCGTATTCTTCAGCGATGTCAGCTGGGATGATATTACCAGCCAGGATGTAACCCTGATTTTCAAGGTTGATGCTTATCCTCTGAAAGCTGCCTTGAATGACGGCCATCCTGTCGTGGATGTTCAAAGTGATGCCGATACAATTTACTCCTATGACGAAGTGACTTTCATCGGTGTAAACGGTTTCTTCAACGGGTGGCCCTGGGCTAATATTCCCGATGAAAATAAACTGTACGATGATGGCCAGGGCGAAGATGCAACAGCCGGTGATGATATCTTCAGCGGTTCCGTTGTGTATCCTGCCTACAGCGCGAAGAACTTCATCTATAAGTACGGTGCTAACGGCTTCGATAATGAAGCTGGATTTGACCAAAATCATAGTGCTGTTGTAGATGATGCCAATGCTACCTTCGAGCTGGAAATGGATTGTTACGGTATGCAGAATGCTGATGCCCGTCTGCCATGGGGTCAGGGAGTAGACTCCCTTGATACCTATGATTGTTCCTGGTGGGTCAAAGTTGATGAAGATGTGGCCGGTGTTCCCGAAGTGTTTGAACTTCGCCAGAACTACCCGAACCCCTTCAACCCGTCAACAACCATTGAGTTCAGTATTCCTGAACGTGCCGATGTCACAATGACCATCTATAACGTGCTTGGACAGGCTGTCCGTACTTTCAATGCAGGTACGCAGAATGTCGGTACATATCGTATCGTTTGGGATGGTACCAATGACTTTGGTATGACGGTCTCTACCGGTGTTTATTTCTACACCGTCAGAGCCGGTGAACATGCTGCAACGAAAAAGATGGTTTACATGAAATAA